Proteins found in one Quercus robur chromosome 2, dhQueRobu3.1, whole genome shotgun sequence genomic segment:
- the LOC126708309 gene encoding pathogen-associated molecular patterns-induced protein A70 produces MFEESTSFIPSIWASMNSWFTPTVLFVLLNLMIGTIAITSRQGNQQRQQQQEAQDQGYPQHARSPSVLQRLKSINLSNYYRSPQPTTTTAFDQTPESNTHYTLKHTHQQEQQEQPQLTRSPSLLHRLRSVNFYNYLSSDSNFSQSQTTTLHKTQDSDTHYTFQQHQQQEEEELEESDELSQDEDQEEEEEERSLDEIYMQLKGSNVYPSKSDATSTSGEVPTKQTRKIKKSMSVKLASFHYEEEEDINNIESRRPATVREGKVSVTEDEEVDAKADDFINKFKQQLKLQRLDSLIKWSGK; encoded by the coding sequence ATGTTTGAAGAATCCACTTCCTTTATACCTTCAATATGGGCTTCCATGAACAGCTGGTTCACACCTACTGTTCTCTTTGTCCTCCTCAACCTCATGATTGGCACCATTGCCATTACTTCAAGACAAGGAAACCAACAACgccaacaacaacaagaagctCAAGACCAAGGATACCCACAACATGCTAGATCTCCATCTGTGTTACAAAGGCTCAAGTCCATCAATTTATCCAACTACTATAGATCCCCACAACCAACCACCACAACAGCCTTTGACCAAACCCCAGAATCAAACACCCATTACACTCTCAAACACACCCatcaacaagaacaacaagaacaaccCCAACTTACCAGATCTCCTTCTCTGCTTCACAGGCTTAGGTCCGTCAACTTCTACAACTACTTGTCCTCAGACTCCAACTTTTCACAATCCCAGACCACCACTTTGCACAAAACCCAAGATTCAGACACCCATTACACTTTCCAACAACATcagcaacaagaagaagaagaattagaagaatCGGATGAGCTATCCCAAGATGAggatcaagaagaagaagaagaggaacgGAGCCTGGATGAGATATACATGCAGCTAAAGGGGTCTAATGTTTACCCGAGCAAGTCTGATGCAACGTCAACCTCTGGAGAGGTACCAACAAAGCAGACGAGGAAGATAAAGAAGTCTATGAGTGTAAAGTTAGCGTCTTTTCACTATGAAGAGGAGGAAGATATTAACAATATTGAGAGTCGCAGGCCTGCTACAGTGAGAGAAGGGAAAGTTAGTGTAACGGAGGATGAAGAAGTGGAtgccaaggctgatgatttcaTCAACAAGTTTAAGCAGCAGTTGAAGTTGCAGAGGCTGGATTCGTTAATTAAATGGAGTGGGAAGTAA